One window from the genome of Aneurinibacillus sp. REN35 encodes:
- a CDS encoding potassium channel family protein, protein MENKSFAVIGMGRFGSSLAEQLYSMGYDVMTIDENEERVQDSLAISTHAVQADSTDELAMKEVGIRNFDVVVVAIGIDIQASILTTLILKEMGVRRIVVKAQNERHGQVLYKVGADRVVFPERDMGLRVAHNLISANVLDFIELAEDYSVAEVAASHKMNGKSLIELDVRASFGVNVVAIKSGASFNIAPDPGDRISEGDILIVIGHNKDLKRFEEEI, encoded by the coding sequence ATGGAAAATAAATCATTTGCTGTAATCGGAATGGGCAGGTTCGGTTCTAGTCTGGCTGAGCAGCTGTATTCGATGGGATATGATGTAATGACGATTGATGAAAACGAGGAGCGCGTGCAGGATAGCTTAGCGATTTCAACTCATGCTGTACAGGCTGATTCTACGGATGAGCTGGCGATGAAGGAAGTGGGCATTCGCAACTTTGATGTTGTCGTTGTTGCAATTGGCATCGATATTCAAGCCAGCATTCTTACGACCCTGATTCTAAAAGAGATGGGGGTACGGCGCATCGTCGTAAAGGCACAGAATGAGCGACATGGGCAAGTATTATATAAAGTAGGAGCAGATCGGGTTGTATTCCCGGAGCGAGATATGGGGCTTCGTGTAGCCCATAATCTAATCTCGGCCAATGTTCTCGATTTTATCGAGCTGGCAGAAGACTATAGTGTAGCAGAAGTGGCAGCATCTCACAAAATGAATGGAAAGAGCTTGATTGAACTTGATGTACGCGCAAGCTTTGGGGTAAATGTTGTGGCGATTAAGAGCGGAGCGTCTTTTAATATTGCACCTGATCCTGGTGATCGGATCAGCGAAGGGGATATCCTCATTGTGATCGGTCACAACAAAGACTTAAAGCGGTTTGAAGAAGAAATCTAG
- a CDS encoding acetate kinase produces MSIILSVNSGSSSFKYQLIDMPAERVIAKGMMERIGSGESLHTFDTGGEKIAEVCAIADHEQAVTVLMQTLVHPAHGILTGIDEIKGIGHRVVHGGEVFTDSVLIDDNVLAQLTACIELAPLHNPANLIGIRAFKKALPHVPAVAVFDTAFHQTMPQKTYLYSIPYSYYKDFGVRKYGFHGTSHKYVTTRAAELMQRPLEQLRIISCHLGNGASIAAVRGGKSIDTSMGFTPLAGLTMGTRAGDVDAALIPYLMEKTGKSATDIVAIFNKESGIHGISGLSSDLRDIEVAISHGDDRAKLALDIFIERVRKYIGSYAAQMNGVDAIVFTAGIGENSAMIRAAIVDKLEWMGVYFDHEKNNVRSREAELTHAHSPVKVWIVPTNEEVMIARDTMKAANIKEETLV; encoded by the coding sequence ATGTCTATTATCTTATCTGTTAATAGTGGAAGTTCATCGTTTAAATATCAGCTTATCGATATGCCAGCCGAGCGCGTCATTGCTAAAGGGATGATGGAGCGTATCGGGAGCGGAGAGTCGCTTCATACTTTTGATACAGGCGGGGAGAAAATAGCAGAGGTTTGTGCAATTGCTGATCATGAGCAGGCAGTAACCGTGTTGATGCAGACGCTTGTCCACCCAGCACACGGTATACTCACCGGAATTGATGAAATCAAAGGGATCGGACATCGTGTCGTCCATGGCGGAGAAGTGTTCACGGACTCAGTATTGATCGATGATAACGTGCTTGCTCAGCTCACGGCATGCATAGAGTTGGCGCCGCTTCACAATCCTGCCAATCTCATCGGCATTCGCGCATTCAAAAAAGCGCTGCCGCATGTCCCGGCTGTGGCCGTATTCGATACGGCATTTCATCAGACGATGCCGCAAAAGACATACCTATACAGTATACCGTACAGTTATTATAAGGATTTCGGTGTCCGTAAATACGGATTTCATGGCACATCACATAAATATGTAACAACAAGAGCAGCAGAACTTATGCAGCGTCCGCTAGAACAGTTGCGAATCATTAGCTGTCACCTTGGAAACGGAGCCAGCATCGCGGCTGTGCGAGGTGGTAAATCGATCGATACTTCGATGGGATTCACTCCACTTGCCGGATTAACAATGGGTACGCGTGCCGGAGATGTCGATGCAGCGCTCATTCCGTATTTAATGGAGAAAACGGGGAAATCAGCAACTGACATTGTTGCTATATTCAATAAGGAGAGCGGGATTCACGGAATTTCAGGACTATCTAGCGATCTGCGTGATATTGAAGTTGCCATCTCTCACGGAGATGATCGTGCAAAGCTTGCGCTTGATATTTTCATTGAACGTGTCCGCAAATATATTGGAAGCTATGCAGCGCAGATGAACGGTGTGGATGCGATCGTATTCACGGCTGGTATTGGCGAGAACAGTGCGATGATCCGTGCTGCTATTGTAGATAAACTAGAATGGATGGGCGTGTATTTTGACCATGAGAAAAACAATGTGCGCAGCAGGGAAGCGGAGCTGACGCATGCCCATTCTCCGGTAAAAGTATGGATTGTTCCAACGAATGAAGAAGTAATGATTGCCCGCGATACGATGAAGGCAGCCAACATCAAGGAGGAAACACTCGTATGA
- a CDS encoding chemotaxis protein yields MDDKKGILLESGTNELEIIEFGISGETFGINVIKVREVINPMPVTRTPKLHPNVMGIIQLRGEVLPVINLAQALGYSPSEHPEQDKLIIAELNQIKVAFYVHSVSRIHRISWEQIEKPSELARGVESSTTGVVKMDDRFILLLDFEKVVVDISPESGINVGQLKDLGSRPKSTKRILLAEDSAILRKLIEETLHEAGYVHIEICQDGNEAWSYLESLARTQQNIVDELQLVITDIEMPKMDGHHLTKRIKEHPELRKLPVVIFSSLITEDLRHKGEKVGADAQVSKPEIVNLVKIIDQLIL; encoded by the coding sequence ATGGATGATAAAAAAGGGATTCTTTTAGAAAGCGGAACAAATGAACTTGAAATTATTGAATTCGGTATTTCGGGTGAAACATTCGGTATCAATGTTATTAAAGTGCGTGAGGTTATCAATCCCATGCCTGTTACACGTACACCCAAGCTGCATCCGAATGTAATGGGTATCATCCAGCTTCGTGGCGAGGTGCTCCCAGTTATTAACCTGGCACAAGCACTGGGGTATTCGCCATCTGAGCATCCAGAGCAGGATAAATTAATTATTGCAGAACTTAATCAAATTAAGGTCGCATTTTATGTGCATTCGGTATCGCGTATTCACCGTATTTCTTGGGAGCAGATCGAGAAGCCGTCTGAGCTTGCACGCGGTGTAGAGAGCAGTACTACAGGGGTCGTTAAGATGGATGACCGCTTTATTTTACTGCTTGATTTTGAAAAAGTCGTCGTTGATATCAGTCCAGAGTCAGGCATTAATGTAGGCCAATTAAAAGATTTAGGCTCACGGCCTAAATCGACGAAGCGCATTCTGCTGGCGGAAGACTCGGCCATTTTGCGTAAGCTTATTGAAGAGACCCTGCATGAAGCTGGCTATGTTCATATTGAAATATGCCAGGACGGCAATGAAGCATGGAGTTATCTGGAGAGCCTGGCCCGTACCCAACAAAATATAGTTGATGAGCTTCAACTCGTCATTACAGATATTGAGATGCCAAAAATGGATGGTCACCATCTGACGAAGCGGATTAAGGAGCACCCAGAGTTGCGCAAGCTTCCGGTCGTGATCTTCTCCTCGCTGATTACCGAGGATTTGCGACATAAGGGTGAAAAGGTTGGAGCAGATGCACAGGTTAGCAAGCCGGAGATTGTAAATTTAGTTAAGATCATTGATCAGCTTATTTTATAG
- the pduL gene encoding phosphate propanoyltransferase, with protein MNNIVPVGVSNRHIHLSQKDVEALFGAGYELTPMKALSQPGEFAAEETVTVIGPKHEIHHVRILGPIRARTQVEISRSDSFVLGVKAPIRMSGDLAGTPGITLAGPAGEVKLEEGVIVAQRHIHMTPQDAERFGVKDKDVVQVKTMGERPLIFDKVMVRVHASYGLDFHVDTDEANAAGLQTGDLVEILGVRIRELQLA; from the coding sequence ATGAATAACATCGTTCCTGTAGGAGTCTCTAACCGTCACATCCATCTAAGCCAAAAAGATGTCGAAGCACTCTTTGGTGCAGGTTATGAGTTGACACCAATGAAGGCTTTGTCCCAACCGGGTGAATTTGCCGCAGAAGAAACCGTGACTGTCATCGGTCCAAAACATGAGATTCATCATGTTCGTATCCTTGGACCTATTCGTGCCAGAACGCAGGTAGAAATCTCCCGCTCCGATTCTTTCGTACTTGGAGTCAAAGCGCCGATTCGGATGTCTGGCGATCTGGCAGGCACACCGGGGATTACGCTTGCGGGTCCTGCTGGCGAAGTGAAGCTAGAAGAAGGCGTAATCGTGGCACAGCGCCATATTCATATGACTCCGCAGGATGCTGAACGTTTTGGTGTGAAGGATAAGGATGTTGTTCAAGTAAAAACTATGGGTGAGCGCCCGTTGATTTTTGATAAGGTGATGGTTCGTGTTCATGCTTCGTATGGGCTTGATTTCCATGTGGATACAGACGAAGCGAATGCAGCCGGATTACAAACTGGAGATCTGGTAGAAATTCTCGGTGTTCGCATTCGTGAACTCCAGCTTGCTTAA
- a CDS encoding pyrimidine dimer DNA glycosylase/endonuclease V, with translation MQIFRPYQDHAASARYLCDLRLNKQVLECAQVTKSILIQMGLAEGKGGYFRHPITQNIWNNGTPYLPDLCRYMAACDHEWIRRGKKRSPEFTAKMNHMRELINAHSERFIWEEMPPYFVSGDTRETDTHKVFVLYQKLLHEKWETDKRPPKASLSFSSQKSFPPQITGKKLPLFHNHAT, from the coding sequence ATGCAAATATTCCGTCCATATCAAGACCACGCTGCATCCGCCCGTTATTTATGTGACCTGCGTTTAAACAAGCAAGTGCTTGAGTGTGCACAGGTCACCAAATCAATCTTAATTCAGATGGGGCTAGCAGAAGGCAAGGGAGGCTACTTCCGTCATCCCATTACGCAAAACATCTGGAACAACGGCACTCCGTATCTGCCTGATCTATGCAGGTATATGGCCGCATGTGACCACGAATGGATACGGCGCGGCAAAAAGCGAAGCCCGGAATTCACAGCAAAAATGAATCACATGCGCGAGCTGATTAACGCCCACTCTGAGCGTTTTATATGGGAGGAGATGCCGCCTTATTTTGTATCCGGGGATACACGGGAGACGGATACGCATAAAGTTTTTGTGCTCTACCAGAAGCTGCTACACGAGAAATGGGAGACAGACAAGCGTCCGCCTAAGGCCAGTCTTTCCTTCTCATCTCAAAAAAGCTTCCCGCCACAGATAACCGGCAAGAAGCTTCCATTGTTTCATAACCACGCTACATAA
- a CDS encoding SACOL1771 family peroxiredoxin has protein sequence MAEHHFHLKATWQGGLQGEGQISVGNLQSEVSVPLVMNGPGVGTNPDEMLVGAAATCYLITLASVLENRKLMVSELTLESEGIVIMEGHKPRFHRIIHRPVIVLAHESSEEQLRDVAVLAERAEKACMISKAIRGNVEVSVEANVVVRV, from the coding sequence ATGGCTGAGCACCACTTTCATTTAAAAGCTACATGGCAGGGAGGTCTGCAGGGAGAGGGGCAGATTTCTGTCGGGAATCTGCAATCGGAGGTATCCGTGCCGCTTGTCATGAATGGACCGGGCGTTGGAACCAATCCGGATGAGATGCTGGTCGGAGCGGCTGCAACGTGCTATTTGATCACGCTTGCCTCTGTATTAGAAAACCGCAAGCTTATGGTAAGCGAGTTGACCCTTGAATCAGAAGGAATCGTGATAATGGAAGGGCATAAGCCACGCTTTCATCGAATTATTCATCGTCCTGTGATTGTGCTCGCACACGAATCCTCTGAAGAACAGCTGCGTGATGTGGCTGTATTGGCCGAACGGGCTGAAAAAGCCTGCATGATCTCTAAAGCGATTCGCGGTAACGTAGAAGTAAGTGTGGAGGCAAATGTGGTAGTTCGTGTATAA
- a CDS encoding IucA/IucC family C-terminal-domain containing protein, with the protein MNQIAMSDQLAQTFRVHIHNVNAYDFSIQGKELTDVSGIGHVIEKVQKHLGNPKLHAAGSLFVKRYFCTVPLAALYAWTRLNRGYDWSPVNLSFHFDEEGKWHTQLLNKEEDQPPCEQKKQWREAQTHNLLLETVGPVFRAVAAHTGVSISTLWAHLSFVVYHYYELWQKEAASEAERKRLADDFRFLTQELPAEWFDGVSYNPFVEGYTYFPHPQEEGRTIRLRTKCCFNYCLPEGRYCYTCPGLTKEQRIKRIMGT; encoded by the coding sequence ATGAATCAAATTGCCATGTCTGATCAATTGGCGCAAACATTTCGAGTACATATCCATAATGTAAATGCGTATGACTTTTCAATCCAGGGGAAGGAATTAACAGATGTGTCCGGGATCGGACATGTGATAGAGAAGGTTCAGAAGCATCTGGGAAATCCAAAGCTGCATGCAGCCGGTTCGTTATTTGTTAAGCGCTATTTTTGTACAGTTCCGCTTGCGGCTCTTTATGCATGGACTCGCTTGAATCGCGGCTATGACTGGTCACCTGTTAATCTTTCATTCCATTTTGATGAAGAGGGAAAGTGGCATACACAGCTGCTGAACAAAGAAGAAGACCAGCCGCCTTGTGAGCAGAAAAAGCAGTGGCGAGAAGCACAAACTCATAATCTGCTGCTAGAGACGGTCGGCCCTGTTTTTCGTGCGGTGGCGGCACATACGGGTGTGTCGATTAGTACACTGTGGGCGCATTTATCTTTTGTTGTGTACCATTATTATGAATTGTGGCAGAAGGAAGCGGCATCGGAGGCAGAGCGAAAGCGCCTTGCTGATGATTTTCGTTTTCTTACGCAGGAGCTTCCCGCTGAATGGTTTGACGGCGTATCGTATAATCCGTTTGTGGAAGGCTATACGTATTTTCCGCATCCGCAAGAAGAAGGACGCACGATTCGACTGCGTACGAAGTGCTGCTTTAATTATTGTCTGCCGGAAGGTAGGTACTGCTATACTTGCCCGGGCTTAACAAAGGAGCAGCGCATCAAGCGAATTATGGGAACATAA
- a CDS encoding class I SAM-dependent methyltransferase, translating to MENNRNDVMEKFNGIAHAYNNQRRKLIPCFDDFYTIPVSIAESKNDSPNILDIGAGTGLLSAFMLEKYPKANLTLIDLSEKMLEIAKLRFEDHPNVKYIVDDYTTYAFEDTFDIVMSSLSIHHITDEEKQNVYHKSFSIIKNDGVFINADQVLGSTPYIESLYTNDWKKKIETSGLTKQEILSAYERTALDKMSTLEDQVRWLKEAGFSDVDCIYKYFNFVVLFGRKIK from the coding sequence ATGGAAAACAATCGAAACGATGTTATGGAAAAATTTAATGGAATTGCACATGCTTATAATAATCAAAGAAGAAAACTCATTCCTTGTTTTGACGACTTTTATACCATTCCTGTTTCTATTGCAGAGTCAAAAAATGATTCTCCAAATATATTGGATATAGGTGCCGGGACAGGATTGCTCTCTGCATTTATGTTAGAAAAGTATCCTAAGGCAAACCTGACGCTGATTGACCTCTCGGAAAAAATGCTAGAGATTGCTAAGCTGCGGTTTGAAGATCATCCCAATGTAAAATATATTGTTGACGATTATACAACGTATGCGTTTGAGGATACGTTTGATATTGTGATGTCATCTCTCTCCATTCATCATATAACAGATGAGGAAAAGCAAAACGTATATCACAAGAGTTTCTCAATCATTAAAAATGATGGTGTGTTTATTAATGCTGATCAGGTTCTTGGCAGCACGCCATATATTGAATCTCTTTATACAAATGATTGGAAGAAAAAGATCGAAACGAGCGGATTAACTAAACAAGAAATTTTGTCTGCTTATGAAAGGACTGCATTGGATAAGATGTCCACACTAGAAGATCAGGTTCGTTGGCTTAAGGAAGCTGGCTTCTCGGATGTGGATTGTATTTACAAATATTTTAATTTCGTCGTATTATTTGGAAGAAAAATAAAATAG
- a CDS encoding YnfA family protein, which produces MWQSVTQAIVLFILAGLAEIGGGYLVWLWLREGASYWYGIIGSIILVLYGVIPTLQSFPSFGRVYAAYGGVFIILAVLWGWGIDKKTPDMYDWIGSVICIIGVSIMLWAPRS; this is translated from the coding sequence ATGTGGCAAAGCGTGACACAGGCAATTGTGTTATTTATACTGGCCGGACTGGCTGAAATCGGCGGCGGGTACCTTGTTTGGTTATGGCTGCGCGAAGGCGCATCATATTGGTATGGAATCATCGGTAGCATCATTCTTGTGCTGTATGGGGTCATTCCTACATTACAGTCGTTTCCAAGCTTTGGGCGTGTCTATGCCGCGTATGGCGGTGTCTTTATTATTCTGGCCGTATTGTGGGGATGGGGCATAGACAAAAAAACACCGGATATGTATGACTGGATTGGCAGCGTGATCTGTATTATCGGTGTGTCCATTATGCTATGGGCTCCGCGTTCATAA
- a CDS encoding alpha/beta fold hydrolase produces the protein MKKTYGEYTIITLSRAGYGKTSKEIGATLSTACDYYAKLLQHLHIERAHILAVSADGPTGIIFAKKIPHLTRTLTLQSAVTKECLTPKDRTYRAASILFNARAEKYTWGMVSALSNYFPRFIFKQMFPSFSTLKYKDAKEKNQ, from the coding sequence GTGAAAAAAACATACGGTGAATATACAATTATTACACTTTCAAGAGCAGGGTATGGAAAAACATCGAAGGAAATAGGAGCGACCCTTTCAACGGCTTGCGACTACTACGCAAAGCTATTACAGCATTTACATATTGAAAGAGCTCACATACTAGCGGTATCAGCTGATGGACCAACAGGGATTATCTTTGCAAAAAAAATTCCGCACCTTACGCGTACACTTACTTTGCAATCTGCAGTCACTAAAGAATGTCTCACTCCAAAGGATCGAACATACAGAGCCGCATCGATTTTATTCAATGCTAGAGCTGAAAAATATACGTGGGGTATGGTTTCAGCGCTGAGTAATTATTTTCCTCGCTTCATTTTCAAACAAATGTTTCCATCTTTTAGCACGTTAAAATACAAAGATGCGAAAGAAAAAAATCAATAG
- a CDS encoding 6-carboxyhexanoate--CoA ligase has product MSSEPLYSMRMRAAQGGSHEEGGIHISGGERLSTEAEIEALACELLHKALHHSRGTADFINLIIEQVRDTDCAMLPPLSVSTYEAEDDHAGRQQAFSLLRQASVSAQAIERGLAILGDVHNLRGAVLLDRISGERLDARGIKGVRVSRMDWNRESLRIWRKKYPAFSSARIAEAIALATKVAHAQGTIAELCWSDDPEYVTGYVASPTLGYCRITHMKKSGDFSGGRVFFVESDQSLAAYIEYLEQTPVWIG; this is encoded by the coding sequence ATGTCAAGCGAACCACTATATAGCATGCGGATGCGTGCTGCACAGGGAGGATCTCATGAGGAAGGCGGCATCCATATTTCTGGAGGGGAACGTCTGAGCACTGAGGCGGAGATAGAGGCATTAGCCTGTGAGCTTCTTCATAAGGCGCTGCATCACAGCCGAGGTACGGCAGACTTTATTAACCTGATTATTGAACAGGTGAGGGATACAGATTGTGCGATGCTGCCTCCGCTTTCGGTGTCAACTTATGAGGCAGAAGATGATCATGCAGGTAGACAGCAGGCCTTCTCGCTGCTTAGACAAGCATCTGTATCCGCCCAGGCCATTGAGCGGGGATTGGCTATCCTTGGTGATGTACATAATTTGCGCGGCGCTGTATTGCTAGATCGTATAAGCGGCGAGCGGCTTGATGCACGAGGCATCAAAGGCGTGCGCGTGTCACGTATGGATTGGAATCGGGAGAGTCTGCGTATTTGGCGAAAAAAATACCCCGCCTTTTCTTCTGCACGTATTGCAGAAGCCATCGCACTAGCTACAAAAGTGGCCCATGCACAAGGAACGATCGCTGAGCTATGCTGGTCCGATGATCCTGAGTACGTTACAGGCTATGTCGCCAGTCCGACGCTAGGGTACTGCCGGATTACGCATATGAAAAAGAGCGGGGATTTTTCTGGTGGCCGTGTGTTTTTTGTTGAATCAGACCAATCGCTTGCAGCCTATATTGAATACTTGGAACAGACACCGGTCTGGATTGGATGA
- a CDS encoding cold-shock protein, protein MTTGTVKWFNAEKGFGFIQVEGGDDVFVHFSAISGDGFKTLEEGQRVQFDITEGNRGPQAANVVKL, encoded by the coding sequence ATGACTACAGGTACAGTAAAATGGTTTAATGCAGAAAAAGGCTTTGGCTTCATTCAAGTTGAGGGTGGAGACGATGTATTCGTACACTTCAGCGCAATCTCTGGCGATGGTTTCAAGACATTAGAAGAAGGCCAACGCGTACAATTCGACATCACAGAAGGTAACCGCGGACCGCAAGCGGCAAACGTAGTAAAACTGTAA
- the bioF gene encoding 8-amino-7-oxononanoate synthase, producing the protein MDSFESSLCAALVHLEEKGWMRRLHNVEEVSGIRLFASNDYLGLTQDERVKQAAIDAVKTYGTGSGGSRLTTGNLVLHEQLEKRLAAWKGKESALVFSSGYLANVGIISALMGAGDTIFSDALNHASIIDGCRMSRADTIIYRHADIRDLEEKLKHAKPNGKKLIVTDGVFSMDGNIAPLPDIVTVAEAYGAWVMVDDAHATGILGRNGAGTAEYFGVEDRVQLAVGTLSKSIGAEGGYVAASAAVIDYLRNYARSFIFQTALSPGVIGAALAAIHVIQTEPARRELLLSQSDYMRKSLQTLGFTLVEGTTPILAVLIGEAEQAVAFSARLKEKGVFAPAIRPPTVPEGSSRIRLTLSALHTREEIDGAIAACEEVGRAMGMITPEFEAKQEFVLSKEKE; encoded by the coding sequence ATGGATAGCTTTGAGTCTTCGCTTTGTGCCGCGCTTGTCCATTTAGAGGAAAAAGGATGGATGCGTCGTTTGCACAACGTAGAAGAGGTGAGCGGCATTCGTTTATTTGCTTCCAATGATTATCTTGGATTAACGCAGGATGAGCGAGTGAAGCAGGCGGCGATTGATGCGGTGAAAACATATGGAACGGGAAGCGGAGGCTCCCGTCTGACGACAGGCAACCTGGTGCTGCATGAACAGCTTGAGAAGCGTCTTGCGGCCTGGAAAGGCAAGGAGAGTGCTTTGGTATTTAGCAGCGGTTATCTTGCCAATGTCGGGATTATTTCCGCGCTAATGGGTGCAGGCGATACGATTTTTAGCGATGCATTAAACCATGCCAGCATCATTGACGGCTGCCGTATGAGCAGAGCGGATACAATCATTTATCGCCATGCGGATATCCGTGATTTAGAGGAGAAGCTAAAGCATGCCAAGCCTAACGGCAAAAAATTAATTGTTACAGACGGGGTGTTCAGCATGGACGGGAACATCGCTCCGCTTCCAGACATTGTGACCGTAGCAGAAGCCTACGGAGCATGGGTAATGGTTGATGATGCACATGCGACCGGAATCCTTGGTAGGAACGGAGCCGGTACGGCTGAATACTTCGGTGTAGAGGATCGGGTGCAGTTAGCGGTTGGCACGCTTAGCAAATCTATAGGTGCCGAAGGTGGATATGTTGCAGCATCGGCTGCTGTTATTGACTACTTACGTAATTATGCCCGCTCGTTTATTTTTCAAACGGCTCTCTCTCCTGGCGTAATCGGTGCCGCCCTTGCCGCCATTCATGTGATTCAGACCGAGCCTGCCCGGCGAGAGCTGCTTTTGTCTCAGTCGGACTACATGCGTAAAAGCTTACAGACGCTTGGCTTTACCCTTGTTGAAGGAACAACACCGATTCTGGCGGTACTCATTGGAGAAGCGGAGCAAGCGGTCGCCTTCTCCGCTCGATTGAAGGAAAAAGGCGTATTTGCCCCGGCGATTCGTCCGCCAACCGTACCTGAAGGTTCAAGCCGGATTCGGCTCACATTATCAGCCCTTCATACCCGTGAGGAAATAGATGGAGCCATCGCAGCTTGTGAAGAAGTTGGTCGGGCGATGGGGATGATTACACCTGAGTTTGAAGCAAAGCAGGAGTTCGTATTGTCTAAGGAGAAAGAATAA
- a CDS encoding SIMPL domain-containing protein — MIIKNIKMLSCAALISTVVFTGGLAAPTAYAAETQQTSTTQSTAVRTITVTGYGEVTVQPDIAYVQLGLHTTGKTAREAQEKNAKQFTAIRTALTKLKISPKDIQTARFSTMPDYSWNNNKQELKGYQVEHIIQIKCRDLKNIGHLLDTAAAAGANRIDSVWFTSENMEQHQLAASDIAIDNARVKADRIAKRAGVTIKEAIQITDGSIPNSPMYYDMQRTGNSANSAKADATGSQIAPGELKVGTSVTITYSY; from the coding sequence ATGATTATAAAAAATATAAAGATGCTTAGCTGCGCCGCATTGATTAGCACTGTCGTATTCACCGGAGGATTGGCTGCACCAACCGCATATGCGGCCGAAACACAACAGACAAGCACGACACAATCCACAGCGGTGCGTACGATTACTGTGACTGGGTATGGTGAAGTTACTGTGCAGCCGGATATTGCTTATGTCCAATTAGGTCTGCACACGACAGGCAAAACGGCACGCGAAGCGCAGGAGAAGAATGCGAAGCAATTCACAGCCATCCGCACAGCCCTTACGAAGCTGAAAATTTCACCTAAAGACATCCAGACAGCACGCTTCTCTACCATGCCAGACTACTCCTGGAACAATAATAAGCAGGAGTTAAAAGGGTATCAGGTAGAACACATTATCCAAATAAAATGCCGGGATCTAAAAAATATCGGCCATCTGCTGGATACAGCTGCCGCTGCCGGTGCCAACCGGATTGACAGCGTGTGGTTTACATCTGAGAATATGGAGCAGCATCAGCTCGCAGCATCCGATATCGCCATTGACAATGCCCGCGTTAAAGCGGATCGAATCGCAAAACGGGCCGGTGTAACCATTAAGGAAGCAATCCAGATCACAGACGGCTCCATTCCTAATTCCCCGATGTATTATGATATGCAACGTACAGGAAACTCGGCAAACTCGGCCAAAGCAGACGCGACAGGCAGCCAGATTGCTCCGGGTGAGTTGAAGGTCGGAACCTCTGTTACCATTACGTACTCTTATTAA
- a CDS encoding small multi-drug export protein, which yields MELWMKIASVIGASIIELWAAIPVGFALRLHPTIIAIASAVGSILAAAIVIFLGKSLRNWLTKRMKKKNGRQGRMARIWEKYGVIGLGLASPLLTGAPLGAAIGISAGAHPVKLFIWMTIGIIIWSIILTAAVALGLLSLTSFS from the coding sequence ATGGAATTATGGATGAAAATTGCTTCGGTCATTGGCGCAAGTATTATCGAACTATGGGCTGCGATTCCAGTCGGTTTCGCGCTGCGCCTTCACCCGACCATCATCGCCATCGCAAGTGCGGTCGGGTCAATTCTTGCCGCAGCGATTGTTATTTTCCTGGGTAAGTCACTGCGTAATTGGCTTACGAAGCGGATGAAGAAAAAAAACGGCAGGCAGGGGCGTATGGCGCGTATCTGGGAGAAGTATGGAGTGATTGGTCTCGGGCTCGCTTCCCCTTTGCTAACAGGAGCCCCGCTTGGCGCGGCAATTGGCATCTCTGCCGGAGCCCATCCTGTAAAGCTATTCATTTGGATGACAATTGGAATTATCATATGGAGCATAATTCTGACGGCGGCCGTGGCACTTGGCCTGCTCAGCCTCACTTCATTCAGTTAG
- a CDS encoding FixH family protein, which yields MRNRRGWSVFFFICALILNSACTGQSDPTAAFTRPLEIELAIEPETIYKGEKALIEAIVIQGTQRVSDASEAVFEISKKGENDIETIVATAKGNGKYAVEKIFAQVGTYTVKAKVTAQDLTAVKSQVLTIKEE from the coding sequence ATGAGGAATCGAAGAGGCTGGAGCGTCTTTTTCTTTATCTGTGCGCTTATTTTGAACAGCGCCTGCACGGGTCAAAGCGATCCGACCGCTGCATTTACGCGCCCGCTTGAAATCGAGCTTGCCATCGAACCGGAAACCATATATAAAGGCGAGAAGGCGTTAATTGAAGCGATTGTTATACAAGGAACGCAGCGAGTATCGGATGCAAGTGAAGCGGTATTTGAGATTAGTAAAAAAGGGGAAAACGATATAGAAACAATCGTTGCTACCGCAAAGGGAAACGGAAAATATGCGGTAGAAAAAATATTTGCTCAAGTCGGTACCTATACGGTTAAAGCGAAAGTAACGGCACAGGACTTAACCGCTGTAAAATCCCAGGTACTCACCATAAAAGAAGAATGA